A single genomic interval of Fibrobacter sp. UWB4 harbors:
- a CDS encoding zinc-ribbon domain-containing protein has product MLCPHCHSELKDNATFCPHCGSDKNTGWKEGAEYSDLDLPDYDEIVENEFGEKKKKSSPLTIVAVVIIVLAFMAAMVL; this is encoded by the coding sequence ATGCTCTGTCCTCACTGCCACTCCGAATTGAAAGACAACGCAACATTCTGCCCCCACTGCGGGAGCGACAAGAACACCGGCTGGAAAGAAGGCGCTGAATATAGCGACCTCGACCTCCCCGACTACGATGAAATTGTCGAAAATGAATTCGGCGAAAAGAAGAAAAAGTCAAGCCCACTTACGATTGTCGCTGTGGTGATTATCGTGCTTGCGTTTATGGCTGCGATGGTTCTTTAA
- a CDS encoding class II fructose-bisphosphate aldolase — MAVSYKELGLVNTKEMFAKAVKGGYAIPAFNFNTMEQMQAIVQAAVETKSPVIMQVSKGARNYANGTILRYMAQGAVEYAKELGCANPQIVLHLDHGDSFELCKDCIDNGFSSVMIDGSALPYEDNIALTKKVVEYAHAHDVTVEAELGVLAGVEDEVQAEESHYTKPEEVIDFATRTGCDSLAISIGTSHGAYKFKPEQCTRDPKTGKLVPPPLAFDVLHAIEQKLPGFPIVLHGSSSVPQDEVDTINAHGGKLPDAVGIPEEQLREASRSAVCKINIDSDSRLAMTAAIRKYFDEHPEHFDPRQYLKPARENMKKMYMHKIVDVLGSNDKL, encoded by the coding sequence ATGGCAGTTTCTTACAAGGAACTCGGCTTGGTTAACACCAAGGAAATGTTTGCTAAGGCAGTTAAGGGTGGCTATGCTATCCCGGCTTTCAACTTCAACACCATGGAACAGATGCAGGCCATCGTGCAGGCCGCCGTTGAAACCAAGTCTCCGGTGATCATGCAGGTCTCTAAGGGTGCTCGTAACTACGCTAACGGCACCATCCTCCGCTACATGGCTCAGGGTGCTGTTGAATACGCCAAGGAACTCGGCTGCGCAAATCCGCAGATCGTGCTCCACCTCGACCACGGTGACTCTTTCGAACTCTGCAAGGACTGCATCGACAACGGTTTCTCTTCCGTGATGATCGACGGTTCTGCTCTTCCGTACGAAGACAACATCGCCCTCACCAAGAAGGTTGTTGAATACGCTCACGCTCACGACGTTACCGTCGAAGCTGAACTCGGTGTTCTCGCTGGTGTTGAAGACGAAGTCCAGGCTGAAGAATCTCACTACACCAAGCCGGAAGAAGTGATCGACTTCGCAACCCGTACTGGTTGCGACTCCCTCGCTATCTCCATCGGTACTTCTCACGGTGCATACAAGTTCAAGCCGGAACAGTGCACTCGCGACCCGAAGACTGGCAAGCTCGTTCCGCCTCCTCTGGCATTCGACGTGCTCCACGCTATCGAACAGAAGCTCCCGGGCTTCCCGATCGTGCTCCACGGTTCTTCTTCTGTCCCGCAGGACGAAGTTGACACGATCAACGCCCATGGCGGTAAGCTCCCGGATGCAGTTGGTATTCCGGAAGAACAGCTCCGCGAAGCTTCTCGCTCTGCTGTCTGCAAGATCAACATCGACTCTGACAGCCGTCTCGCTATGACTGCCGCTATCCGTAAGTATTTCGACGAACATCCGGAACACTTCGACCCGCGCCAGTACCTCAAGCCGGCTCGTGAAAACATGAAGAAGATGTACATGCACAAGATCGTGGATGTGCTCGGCTCCAACGACAAGCTCTAA
- a CDS encoding OmpA family protein, giving the protein MKTIKILTLGALAASMSFAADAPSVTPVDQCRLALDNAKTNLPSNAYAAKLTLAEGYGTLNALETIYADDKNSKLIPTFLENCQKYAEIAKLQGETQAIQNHIAENWEKRAATNRTIEAIQEQIGEARSGKVSDLEAEKQAIKAQKDKLEASKNEAMDKLNALQSQMIQVTKDARGIILSMSDILFDVGRATLKTDLMTSLAKIAGILSVYQQFDVSIEGNTDNTGSEEFNMTLSQQRAENVMNFLVEQGIAETRLTAKGLGMTMPIADNSTKEGRQKNRRVDLVITDRTQKVK; this is encoded by the coding sequence ATGAAGACGATTAAGATTTTGACTCTCGGCGCCCTCGCCGCCTCCATGAGCTTTGCCGCAGACGCACCTTCTGTCACCCCTGTAGACCAGTGCAGACTCGCCCTCGACAATGCAAAGACCAATTTGCCGTCCAACGCTTACGCCGCAAAGCTTACGCTTGCCGAAGGCTATGGCACACTCAACGCACTCGAAACGATCTATGCTGACGACAAAAATTCCAAGCTGATTCCGACATTCCTGGAAAACTGCCAGAAATATGCCGAAATAGCAAAGCTCCAGGGCGAAACTCAGGCAATTCAGAACCATATTGCCGAGAACTGGGAAAAGCGCGCCGCCACAAACCGCACCATCGAAGCCATCCAGGAACAGATTGGTGAAGCCCGTAGCGGCAAGGTCTCCGACCTCGAAGCCGAAAAGCAGGCGATCAAGGCCCAGAAGGACAAGCTCGAAGCCAGCAAGAACGAAGCTATGGACAAGCTAAACGCCCTCCAGTCCCAGATGATCCAGGTGACGAAGGACGCCCGCGGTATCATCCTCTCGATGTCCGACATCTTGTTCGACGTGGGCCGTGCGACCTTGAAGACCGACCTTATGACAAGCCTTGCAAAGATTGCCGGTATCCTCTCCGTCTACCAGCAGTTTGACGTGTCCATCGAAGGCAACACCGACAACACCGGTTCCGAAGAATTCAACATGACGCTTTCTCAGCAGCGTGCCGAGAACGTGATGAACTTCCTCGTGGAACAGGGCATTGCCGAAACCCGCCTCACCGCCAAGGGTCTTGGCATGACCATGCCGATTGCGGACAACTCCACCAAGGAAGGTCGCCAGAAGAACCGCCGCGTGGACCTCGTTATCACGGACCGTACGCAGAAAGTGAAGTAG
- a CDS encoding RICIN domain-containing protein — protein MNIFVRNSLFFGIFSFLVSGAFAGNIEYHLNKSANPTDDEREAYALIEAAMDSAVFLYNKYSDLSKHIEVYYSTGVPTAEASSNGDLRFGKDRNYMFVGTAMHEMAHTLGMGTTSEYKAMFKDGVFKGEKAQATLKEIDGKDAVLKGDSQHFWPYGLNYRSEVHSEQDLINHVKIVNAMYQDIFKEAFFKQGRIKSLGDTKKCMGITSSNALELMDCADTATFVKIYSMGDKPVTYRIQLGNRVVDIPNESTAAGVTASTYGYNGGAHQKYLFEDAGVNTPNAVLLKNYKSGLYLQAVGKNVVQNPMPSRSDDFIWKIEEQRTDTTEKPVSISKRRTPNKNLEESMPERLFDALGRAAGKIRRGVTSKILKSN, from the coding sequence ATGAATATTTTTGTAAGAAACTCGCTTTTTTTCGGAATTTTCTCCTTCCTTGTGTCTGGCGCTTTTGCCGGCAATATTGAATATCATTTGAATAAATCCGCAAATCCGACCGATGATGAACGCGAAGCCTATGCGCTTATCGAGGCCGCTATGGATTCGGCGGTTTTCCTGTACAACAAGTATTCAGACCTCTCCAAGCATATTGAAGTTTATTACAGCACGGGCGTTCCGACTGCAGAAGCGAGCAGTAATGGGGACCTCCGTTTTGGCAAGGACCGCAATTATATGTTTGTCGGCACCGCCATGCACGAGATGGCGCATACGCTTGGCATGGGCACGACTTCCGAATACAAGGCGATGTTCAAAGACGGCGTATTCAAGGGCGAAAAAGCCCAAGCAACCCTCAAAGAAATCGACGGGAAAGATGCCGTACTTAAAGGGGATAGCCAGCATTTTTGGCCGTACGGCCTCAATTACCGTAGCGAAGTTCATTCCGAACAGGACCTTATCAATCATGTGAAAATCGTGAACGCGATGTACCAGGACATTTTCAAGGAAGCATTCTTCAAGCAGGGGAGAATCAAGTCTCTCGGCGACACAAAGAAATGCATGGGAATTACCTCAAGCAATGCGCTGGAACTCATGGATTGTGCTGATACGGCTACATTCGTCAAGATTTACTCAATGGGCGATAAGCCTGTCACTTACCGTATCCAGCTTGGAAACCGCGTGGTCGATATTCCGAACGAATCGACCGCGGCAGGCGTAACAGCTTCGACATACGGTTATAATGGTGGTGCTCATCAAAAGTACCTGTTTGAAGATGCTGGAGTGAACACGCCGAATGCGGTGCTTCTTAAGAATTACAAAAGCGGGCTTTATTTGCAGGCGGTCGGTAAAAATGTCGTGCAGAACCCAATGCCTTCGCGCTCTGATGATTTCATCTGGAAAATCGAAGAACAGCGAACCGATACTACGGAAAAGCCCGTATCGATTTCCAAGCGTAGAACTCCTAACAAGAACTTGGAAGAATCTATGCCAGAGCGATTGTTTGACGCTCTCGGACGAGCCGCAGGCAAGATCCGTCGCGGTGTAACATCGAAAATCTTGAAAAGCAATTAA